One genomic segment of Bos javanicus breed banteng chromosome 23, ARS-OSU_banteng_1.0, whole genome shotgun sequence includes these proteins:
- the LOC133236715 gene encoding transcription initiation factor TFIID subunit 4-like codes for MPRGPRGAAGRSWGPRPGVRRALRPRAAAGRASPAAGSSAPLQGLGRGVRPPAAARLLHGPAPRPGPALAWAAALLLPAASGDRPLCAAGRPALGSPGPGLAKEGRGGGGAPGRGPGSAETRGSPARAPLARTPRSRRKPVRLAGPLPPDAPPDDTARSPLAAAASLPAGVSEQAAPRLLHVPAEPGIIRQSRAGSETRNPCSGARHREVVETAFTVFSSSFSSRFSSPAPPPPAPSLDSHSHAHAHDAPQQGPHSGGASSLPTWVPRAPRPTLDPARRGFRSSRMGMPEPRATARGGLGARCHPDRSAKGPPGPENKATGLTWSQSLRPAPAKPRVPS; via the coding sequence ATGCCGCGGGGGCCGCGCGGCGCGGCCGGGCGCTCCTGGGGACCGCGGCCGGGCGTTCGAAGGGCTCTCCGCCCCCGAGCTGCGGCGGGCCGGGCCTCTCCGGCCGCGGGCTCCTCCGCTCCGCTGCAGGGCCTGGGGCGCGGGGTCCGGCCGCCCGCCGCCGCGCGGCTTCTCCATGGCCCGGCGCCCCGCCCGGGACCGGCTCTCGCCTGGGCCGCCGCTCTCTTGCTTCCCGCGGCCTCCGGGGACCGGCCGCTCTGCGCCGCCGGCCGCCCCGCCCTCGGCTCTCCGGGGCCGGGGCTCGCGAaggaggggcggggtggggggggggctccgGGCCGCGGCCCGGGGAGCGCAGAGACGCGAGGCAGCCCAGCCCGGGCGCCGCTGGCACGGACTCCCCGCTCCCGGCGCAAACCCGTCCGACTGGCTGGGCCACTCCCGCCCGACGCACCCCCGGATGACACGGCTCGCTCTCCCCTGGCTGCCGCTGCCAGTCTGCCCGCCGGGGTGTCAGAACAAGCGGCACCTCGCCTCCTGCATGTCCCTGCAGAGCCCGGCATAATTAGACAGTCCCGAGCCGGCTCGGAAACCCGAAATCCCTGCTCCGGCGCTCGCCACCGCGAAGTTGTTGAAACAGCCTTCactgttttctcctcctctttctcctctcgcTTCTCGtctcccgccccccccccccccgccccttccCTTGACTCTCActcacacgcacatgcacacgaCGCGCCCCAACAGGGTCCCCACTCTGGGGGTGCAAGTTCGCTTCCCACCTGGGTCCCCCGGGCGCCTCGCCCCACTTTGGACCCCGCCCGCCGGGGCTTTCGGTCTTCGAGAATGGGGATGCCCGAGCCCCGGGCCACGGCCCGAGGAGGCTTAGGAGCCCGCTGTCACCCCGACCGGTCCGCAAAGGGTCCCCCCGGCCCTGAAAACAAAGCGACTGGTCTGACATGGAGTCAGTCTCTGCGCCCCGCACCAGCCAAGCCACGAGTCCCCAGCTAA